The following proteins are encoded in a genomic region of Desulfovibrio sp.:
- the mfd gene encoding transcription-repair coupling factor, which yields MDTFGALLSSNDRQIYLERSGMVTRCRLACEALDKGRSVALVARTREEFHAARSLAALFSPEISLADPAVVRPAWQWPCLGLPALSQWQDKPSWAARLAALYSLTLGKPRVLVVSVESLLLRYMPVNFFHTRTLELGKGSDYAPELLLEQAVEWGYERVAMVTRPGEMARRGDILDLYPSGYARPVRLEFFGDTLEEMRFFDAETQRSLQGCDELTLLPVSPLAFDARETEATRKRFDRMFAEGRIGENDCYSFKKSLDAGGAGLLPGCAVEAPSLLEDWLPQDCLWLLPGEADSAEALRDGRLVLKERLEAEDAPLPQPAALALRKSSQPAPWNVFQRVYAEPLVMGVEERGLDFAERTLHSFSDLFPLAGAQDRPWQHLAAALKEWQGARRQVVLSFSSGRSRAKFLKLAEQDGILPAQRYAPDQRGLFALVSPFRQGADLAWDNSLVLGEDILYPKAEKTPRVSSRVFKGLDSFDDLKAGDLLVHRDYGIGRFAGLHHMDVNAVANDFLLIEYSGRDKLYVPADRMGLIQRFKGSEGVEPALDRLGGTGWTSGKEKARKAIEKIAADLVEMYAYRKVTKGFRYDPPGELYHEFEATFGFEETPDQAKAIQDVLDDMDKSQPMDRLVCGDVGFGKTEVALRAAFRAASEGRQVVLLCPTTVLAEQHYQTFRARLAGFPVNVGLLSRFVTRPKQKEVLKAAATGQVDILIGTHRVLSSDVKLPNLALLILDEEQRFGVRHKEKLKALKKNVDVLTLTATPIPRTLQLSMSGIRELSIIETAPQDRKPVASAVLRRDDSVLRKVLEREIEREGQVFWVYNRVQGLERVAEYVHTLVPTARVGMAHGQMSETELEDTMHKFWHGELDVLVCTSIVESGLDFPRANTLVVDQAQMFGLGQLYQLRGRVGRSDRQAYAFFVVPDAERLTSIAEERLRIIMDMDYLGAGFQVAMEDLRLRGAGNILGEVQSGHMCRVGLDLYLEMLEEAVGRLKGTPEAQTVETELTLGLPAHIPASYIEDGRERLRCYKMLTSAAGGAAREEAALGIRDRFGPFPEELRNFLAVLDFKQFLTELQVQKADVHINHVRLVWPDGQSAVQPECIVALTATMKDARMLPPAGLHLPMPSDVSFPAGLDRLRTALEGIRVKAGA from the coding sequence ATGGACACTTTCGGCGCATTGCTCTCAAGCAACGACAGGCAGATATATCTGGAACGTAGCGGCATGGTCACACGCTGCCGCCTTGCCTGCGAGGCTCTGGACAAAGGGCGCAGCGTGGCCCTTGTGGCCCGCACTCGCGAAGAATTCCACGCGGCCCGCTCCCTTGCGGCCCTTTTTTCTCCCGAAATTTCTCTGGCGGATCCGGCAGTTGTGCGCCCTGCATGGCAGTGGCCCTGCCTGGGGCTGCCAGCCCTGAGCCAGTGGCAGGACAAACCCTCATGGGCTGCCCGGCTTGCCGCGCTGTATTCCCTCACCCTTGGCAAGCCGCGTGTGCTGGTAGTCAGTGTTGAAAGCCTGCTGCTGCGCTACATGCCGGTCAATTTTTTCCACACGCGCACGCTGGAGCTTGGCAAGGGCAGCGATTACGCCCCCGAGTTGCTGCTGGAGCAGGCGGTGGAGTGGGGCTACGAGCGCGTTGCCATGGTCACGCGGCCCGGCGAAATGGCCCGGCGCGGCGATATTCTTGATCTGTACCCCTCTGGCTATGCCCGGCCTGTAAGGCTGGAATTTTTTGGCGACACGCTGGAGGAAATGCGCTTCTTTGACGCGGAAACCCAGCGCTCCTTGCAGGGATGCGACGAACTGACTCTGCTGCCTGTCAGCCCACTGGCCTTTGATGCCCGCGAGACAGAGGCCACGCGCAAGCGTTTTGACCGCATGTTTGCCGAAGGCCGCATTGGCGAGAATGACTGCTACTCCTTTAAAAAATCGCTGGATGCCGGCGGCGCGGGTCTGTTGCCCGGTTGCGCCGTGGAAGCTCCCAGCTTGCTGGAAGACTGGCTGCCGCAGGACTGCCTGTGGCTGCTGCCCGGCGAGGCCGACAGTGCCGAGGCCCTGCGGGATGGCCGCCTTGTCCTCAAGGAACGTCTGGAGGCCGAGGACGCGCCCTTGCCCCAACCGGCGGCGCTGGCCCTGCGCAAAAGTTCGCAGCCCGCGCCGTGGAACGTCTTTCAGCGCGTGTACGCCGAACCTCTGGTCATGGGTGTGGAAGAACGCGGTCTGGATTTTGCGGAAAGAACCCTGCATTCCTTCAGCGATCTTTTTCCTCTTGCTGGCGCGCAGGATCGCCCATGGCAGCACCTCGCCGCCGCTCTCAAAGAATGGCAGGGCGCGCGCAGACAGGTGGTGCTGAGTTTTTCTTCCGGTAGAAGCCGCGCAAAGTTTCTGAAACTGGCGGAACAGGATGGCATTCTCCCCGCGCAGCGTTACGCGCCAGATCAGCGCGGCCTTTTCGCCCTTGTTTCGCCCTTCCGTCAGGGCGCGGATCTGGCGTGGGACAACTCCCTGGTTCTGGGCGAGGATATCCTTTACCCCAAGGCGGAAAAAACGCCCCGCGTTTCTTCGCGCGTCTTCAAGGGGCTGGATTCCTTTGACGATCTCAAGGCTGGCGATCTGCTGGTGCACCGCGATTACGGCATTGGCCGTTTTGCCGGTCTGCACCACATGGACGTCAACGCTGTTGCCAACGACTTTCTGCTCATCGAATACTCCGGGCGCGACAAGCTCTACGTGCCTGCCGACCGCATGGGGCTTATCCAGCGGTTCAAGGGTTCGGAAGGCGTGGAGCCCGCGCTGGACCGGCTGGGCGGCACGGGCTGGACTTCGGGCAAGGAGAAGGCCCGCAAGGCCATTGAAAAGATCGCCGCCGACCTTGTGGAAATGTACGCCTACCGCAAGGTGACCAAGGGCTTTCGTTATGACCCCCCTGGCGAGCTGTACCATGAATTTGAGGCAACCTTTGGTTTTGAGGAAACGCCCGATCAGGCCAAGGCCATTCAGGACGTGCTGGACGACATGGACAAGTCCCAGCCCATGGACAGGCTCGTGTGCGGCGACGTGGGCTTCGGCAAGACGGAAGTTGCCCTGCGCGCAGCCTTCCGCGCCGCTTCCGAGGGGCGGCAGGTGGTGCTGCTTTGCCCCACCACGGTGCTTGCCGAGCAGCATTACCAGACCTTTCGCGCGCGTCTGGCGGGCTTTCCCGTCAATGTGGGGCTGCTCAGCCGCTTTGTGACGCGCCCAAAGCAAAAGGAAGTGCTCAAGGCCGCGGCTACCGGGCAGGTGGATATTCTCATCGGCACCCACCGCGTGCTTTCAAGCGACGTCAAACTTCCCAATCTTGCCTTGCTCATTCTGGACGAAGAGCAGCGCTTTGGCGTGCGCCACAAGGAAAAACTCAAGGCCCTCAAAAAGAACGTGGACGTGCTCACCCTGACAGCCACGCCCATTCCGCGCACCTTGCAGCTTTCCATGTCCGGCATACGCGAGCTTTCCATCATTGAAACCGCGCCGCAGGACCGCAAGCCTGTGGCTTCGGCTGTGCTGCGGCGGGATGATTCCGTGCTGCGCAAGGTGCTTGAGCGGGAGATCGAGCGCGAAGGGCAGGTGTTCTGGGTTTACAACCGCGTGCAGGGTCTGGAGCGGGTGGCCGAATACGTGCACACCCTTGTGCCCACGGCCCGCGTGGGCATGGCGCACGGCCAGATGTCTGAAACCGAGCTTGAAGACACCATGCACAAGTTCTGGCATGGCGAGCTTGATGTGCTGGTATGCACCTCCATTGTTGAATCCGGGCTGGACTTTCCCCGTGCCAACACGCTGGTGGTGGATCAGGCCCAGATGTTCGGTCTTGGGCAGCTCTACCAGCTGCGGGGCCGCGTGGGCCGCAGCGACAGGCAGGCCTATGCCTTTTTTGTGGTGCCGGATGCGGAGCGTCTCACCTCCATTGCGGAGGAGCGCCTGCGCATCATTATGGATATGGATTACCTGGGGGCCGGTTTTCAGGTCGCCATGGAAGACCTGCGCCTGCGCGGCGCGGGCAATATCCTCGGCGAAGTGCAGTCGGGGCACATGTGTCGCGTGGGCCTTGATCTGTACCTCGAAATGCTTGAGGAGGCCGTGGGCCGCCTCAAGGGCACACCAGAAGCGCAGACCGTGGAGACGGAACTTACTTTGGGCTTGCCTGCGCATATTCCCGCATCGTACATTGAGGACGGGCGCGAAAGGCTGCGCTGCTACAAAATGCTCACATCGGCCGCTGGCGGCGCGGCGCGCGAAGAAGCGGCCCTCGGCATACGTGACAGGTTTGGCCCCTTCCCCGAAGAACTGCGCAACTTTCTTGCCGTGCTGGACTTCAAGCAGTTCCTCACAGAGTTGCAGGTGCAAAAGGCCGATGTGCACATCAACCATGTGCGGCTTGTCTGGCCTGACGGGCAGAGCGCTGTGCAGCCGGAATGCATTGTGGCCCTGACGGCTACCATGAAGGATGCGCGCATGCTGCCGCCTGCGGGGCTGCATCTGCCGATGCCGTCTGATGTTTCGTTCCCCGCGGGGCTGGACAGGTTGCGCACCGCCCTTGAGGGGATTCGTGTTAAAGCCGGGGCATAG
- a CDS encoding IscA/HesB family protein yields MLELTESAQKELAAFFEGKEKSTIRVYLAPGGCSGPHLALALDAATDEDMSEDQGGFTFCINKELLAQVEGVKIDLSYAGFTVEPTVPLPQTGGGCSSCGGGCGH; encoded by the coding sequence ATGCTTGAACTGACCGAAAGCGCCCAGAAGGAACTGGCGGCCTTTTTTGAAGGTAAGGAAAAAAGCACCATTCGCGTTTACCTCGCCCCCGGCGGGTGCAGCGGGCCGCATTTGGCCCTTGCCCTGGACGCCGCGACGGATGAAGATATGAGCGAAGATCAGGGCGGATTCACCTTCTGCATCAACAAGGAGCTTCTTGCTCAGGTTGAAGGCGTGAAGATTGATCTCTCCTACGCGGGTTTCACAGTTGAACCCACGGTGCCCCTGCCCCAGACGGGCGGTGGTTGCAGCAGCTGCGGCGGCGGCTGCGGACACTAG
- a CDS encoding IscA/HesB family protein, whose protein sequence is MIELTDSARKELDSFFTGKKKDPIRVYMTAGUGGPRLALALDEPNDQDQTEEQAGYTFCINSALLSEVQGVKIDLTYMGFAVEPAVPFASEGNSGGCSSCSSGCGSNA, encoded by the coding sequence ATGATCGAATTGACCGACAGCGCCCGTAAGGAACTGGATTCGTTCTTTACCGGCAAGAAAAAGGATCCCATCCGGGTCTACATGACCGCAGGTTGAGGCGGCCCGCGCCTTGCCCTGGCTCTGGATGAGCCTAACGACCAGGATCAAACCGAGGAACAGGCCGGCTACACCTTCTGCATCAACAGTGCCCTTCTGTCAGAAGTGCAGGGTGTAAAAATTGATTTAACCTACATGGGCTTTGCGGTTGAACCCGCAGTGCCCTTCGCTTCCGAAGGCAACAGCGGTGGTTGCAGCAGCTGCTCAAGCGGCTGCGGCAGCAACGCGTAA
- the pyrR gene encoding bifunctional pyr operon transcriptional regulator/uracil phosphoribosyltransferase PyrR: protein MSTTRLLEKDEMARVLERLASQILERHAACQDVMLVGIERRGADLARRIAALLQTRLDRVMPLGTLDINLYRDDWTSLVGKPSIGQSRITESVDEKVIILIDDVLYTGRTIRAALEALLDYGRPRCVELLTLIDRGHRELPIHADYVGRVINTSRQEHVDVMLAERDGEDSVNLTTAS from the coding sequence ATGTCCACGACCCGGTTACTGGAAAAAGACGAAATGGCGCGCGTACTTGAACGCCTCGCCTCGCAGATACTTGAACGCCACGCTGCATGCCAGGATGTAATGCTGGTGGGCATTGAGCGGCGCGGTGCAGACCTGGCCCGGCGCATAGCTGCCCTGCTGCAAACGCGCCTTGACCGCGTCATGCCCCTCGGAACCCTGGATATCAATCTGTACCGCGATGACTGGACAAGCCTTGTGGGCAAACCCAGCATCGGGCAGTCGCGCATTACCGAAAGCGTGGACGAAAAGGTTATCATCTTGATTGACGATGTGCTCTACACCGGGCGCACCATCCGCGCCGCCCTCGAGGCCCTGCTCGACTATGGCCGCCCGCGTTGCGTGGAACTGCTGACCCTTATCGATCGCGGTCACCGCGAGCTGCCCATCCATGCGGACTATGTGGGCCGCGTCATCAATACCAGCAGGCAGGAGCATGTGGACGTCATGCTGGCTGAACGCGATGGCGAAGACAGCGTGAACCTGACCACCGCATCGTAA
- the yedE gene encoding YedE family putative selenium transporter yields the protein MKPGFNFFSTTTGIIATGLVFGVLAVLLQQMGNPGNMGICVVCFNRDIAGALGFHRAAIVQYLRPEIMGMVLGAFGAALAFGEYKPRGGSAPITRFLLGGIAGIGALVFLGCPWRVILRLAGGDAFALFGLAGLICGVGIGTIFFRMGFSLGRSQGQSKISGLVLPGIMLSFVALYLLNPQVAEQPQSGVLFYSVKGPGAQHAPFILSIGVGLIVGFLAQRSRFCTMGALRDVMLFKQWHLALGFLAMLGAALVLNLYFGAFKPGFENQPIAQPDNLWNFLGMATAGLAFALAGGCPGRQLFMAGEGDNDAAVFAVGLIVGTAVAHNFGLASSPAGVGPHGMSATLAGLAICLCIGFFNCKRGA from the coding sequence ATGAAACCAGGCTTCAACTTTTTCTCCACCACAACAGGCATCATTGCCACCGGGCTTGTGTTCGGCGTGCTTGCCGTATTGCTCCAGCAAATGGGCAATCCCGGCAACATGGGCATCTGCGTGGTCTGCTTTAACCGCGATATCGCTGGCGCGCTGGGCTTTCACCGCGCTGCCATCGTGCAATATCTGCGGCCCGAAATCATGGGCATGGTGCTTGGCGCGTTTGGCGCGGCTCTGGCCTTTGGCGAATACAAGCCGCGTGGCGGCTCGGCCCCCATCACCCGCTTTTTGCTTGGGGGCATAGCGGGTATTGGCGCGCTGGTCTTTCTGGGTTGCCCCTGGCGCGTTATCCTGCGCCTTGCGGGCGGCGACGCCTTTGCGCTCTTTGGCCTTGCGGGCCTGATCTGCGGCGTGGGCATTGGCACCATATTTTTCCGCATGGGCTTTTCTCTGGGCCGCAGTCAGGGCCAGAGCAAGATTTCCGGTCTGGTTTTGCCTGGCATCATGCTTTCCTTCGTGGCCCTGTATCTGCTCAATCCGCAGGTGGCAGAACAGCCGCAGAGCGGCGTGCTCTTCTATTCCGTCAAAGGCCCCGGCGCGCAGCACGCACCCTTTATACTCTCCATTGGCGTGGGGCTGATTGTGGGCTTTCTGGCCCAGCGCAGCCGCTTCTGCACCATGGGCGCGCTGCGCGACGTGATGCTGTTCAAGCAGTGGCATCTGGCACTGGGCTTTCTGGCCATGCTGGGCGCGGCCCTTGTGCTGAACCTGTACTTCGGTGCGTTCAAACCCGGCTTTGAAAACCAGCCCATCGCCCAGCCCGACAACCTCTGGAACTTCCTCGGCATGGCTACTGCCGGTCTGGCCTTTGCCCTGGCTGGCGGCTGCCCTGGCCGTCAGCTCTTCATGGCTGGCGAAGGCGACAACGATGCCGCCGTATTTGCCGTTGGGCTGATCGTTGGCACCGCAGTTGCCCATAACTTCGGCTTGGCCTCCAGCCCCGCAGGAGTCGGCCCTCACGGCATGTCGGCCACCCTTGCCGGTCTTGCCATCTGCCTTTGCATCGGATTTTTCAACTGCAAGAGAGGCGCGTAA
- a CDS encoding sulfurtransferase TusA family protein, producing the protein MSTTIDTRGLSCPQPVLMFLTAAKADEQGPFSVLVDNDASLENVSRAARNRGFTVSTTDEDEGITRIDIRKD; encoded by the coding sequence ATGTCTACCACCATCGACACCCGGGGGCTTTCCTGCCCGCAGCCAGTGCTCATGTTTCTTACCGCTGCCAAGGCTGATGAACAGGGGCCTTTCAGCGTATTGGTGGATAACGACGCCAGCCTTGAGAATGTCAGCCGCGCTGCCCGCAACCGGGGATTTACCGTCAGCACGACTGACGAGGATGAAGGCATAACGCGCATAGATATCCGCAAGGATTAA
- a CDS encoding DUF3343 domain-containing protein — protein MDSRGGKRGCNDRGLLVFDHTGEVIRAERLLRKAGMDVEVKGPPPELRTGCDMVVVFELVSQARVLDVLEREGLAPSQVVSAHDVLLEPVSLFQIKHLDDRWLMVRAANMKITLDAADGRIVNISGGGCPDVPYVAHRLCGLRLDEAPAPLSLGQTLCCYSLQKAFEELRRQVACGA, from the coding sequence ATGGATTCTCGCGGCGGCAAGCGCGGCTGTAATGACCGGGGCCTGCTGGTTTTTGACCACACTGGCGAGGTCATCCGCGCCGAGCGTCTGCTGCGCAAGGCCGGGATGGATGTGGAAGTAAAGGGGCCGCCGCCGGAACTACGCACAGGCTGCGACATGGTGGTGGTTTTTGAGCTGGTGAGTCAGGCGCGCGTTCTGGATGTTCTGGAACGGGAAGGCCTTGCGCCCAGTCAGGTTGTAAGCGCCCACGATGTGCTGCTGGAGCCAGTGTCCCTGTTTCAGATAAAACATCTGGATGACCGCTGGCTGATGGTGCGCGCCGCCAACATGAAAATTACCCTTGATGCTGCTGACGGGCGCATTGTGAATATTTCGGGTGGCGGCTGCCCTGATGTGCCGTATGTGGCACATCGGCTGTGCGGCCTGCGCCTTGATGAAGCACCGGCCCCCCTGTCCCTGGGGCAGACCCTCTGCTGCTACAGCCTGCAAAAGGCCTTTGAAGAACTGCGGAGGCAAGTCGCATGTGGTGCATAG
- a CDS encoding NAD(P)H-hydrate dehydratase codes for MWCIAGTLPDPDFALCPAGLEGESRVAGGLLHLPDGQAVPVQRGTAALAATAILASKELGIAPPRLLLAGDPGSGAGSRAIYAWLEQNLADIAPTGLTFHYLFPDQDWHNRVLMAAQALAVPPIMIADAGFMYVAKMSGYADAYDLFTPDLGELAFLADEKAPHPFYTRGFLLAREDDVPPLLQRALEHGNCPKNLIIKGSKDYIVVDGRVIATVDAPSVPAMECIGGTGDLVTGLATAFLCGGAAMDEACKAAARMARLLAQLCAPNPGTQIGELIEMLPEAMRGARSVWPTSLSAASV; via the coding sequence ATGTGGTGCATAGCAGGGACCTTGCCCGATCCGGATTTTGCCCTTTGCCCTGCTGGACTTGAGGGTGAAAGCAGGGTTGCGGGCGGTTTGCTCCACCTGCCGGATGGTCAGGCCGTACCCGTGCAGCGGGGCACTGCGGCCCTTGCCGCCACAGCAATTCTTGCCAGCAAGGAACTGGGCATTGCGCCGCCGCGTCTTCTGCTCGCGGGCGACCCGGGTTCCGGCGCGGGCAGCCGCGCCATTTACGCATGGCTGGAGCAGAATCTGGCGGACATTGCCCCAACGGGACTGACCTTTCACTATCTTTTCCCTGATCAGGATTGGCACAACCGGGTGCTCATGGCCGCTCAGGCCCTTGCCGTGCCGCCAATAATGATTGCAGATGCGGGCTTTATGTATGTGGCTAAAATGAGCGGTTATGCCGATGCCTACGATCTTTTTACGCCGGATCTGGGCGAGCTGGCCTTTCTGGCAGATGAAAAAGCCCCCCACCCCTTTTATACGCGGGGTTTTCTGCTGGCTCGCGAGGATGACGTGCCGCCGCTTTTGCAACGCGCTCTTGAGCATGGCAACTGCCCAAAAAATCTGATTATCAAGGGATCAAAAGATTACATTGTTGTGGATGGGCGCGTAATCGCCACGGTGGACGCGCCCTCGGTTCCGGCCATGGAATGCATTGGCGGCACGGGCGATCTGGTGACAGGGCTTGCAACGGCGTTTTTGTGCGGCGGCGCGGCAATGGACGAGGCCTGCAAGGCGGCGGCCCGCATGGCGCGTCTCCTGGCGCAGCTCTGCGCACCCAATCCCGGCACCCAGATTGGTGAACTGATTGAAATGCTGCCAGAAGCCATGCGCGGTGCGCGCTCAGTGTGGCCGACCTCTCTTTCCGCTGCCTCCGTCTAA
- a CDS encoding lysylphosphatidylglycerol synthetase family protein — MKKYLRYLGSVLVTAVFFLAVYLLYHKLKSYSIAQIRESISQISHGRILCSLLLMVVNYIILVGYDWLALKAIHKTLPLPRVGLVSFVGQAVSYNFGALLGGTSVRYRFYSAWGFSLAEIVRLVLMLAVTFWVGALGLCGLIFIISPPAIPDDLLAKMPMTDVRILGVVLLLIACSYLILCCTVRKPVHLFGKEFVFPPPHIAFAQALVAGVDIIAAAGCMYVLLPGNMGISFLDFLPSYLMAQVAVVLTHIPGGVGVFELVILHLTHTTQAQAVFAAVLLFRIIYFIIPLLAAALLLAVYEVRQRSDMLRETGRWLSVLSHSISAYMVFAAGVILLVCAMLPPGKHMLHALRSMIPYEALAVGHFFTAISGAMLLFVSYGLERRQSRGFQLAVLFLCLGIVGALLNGFSWITASMVSIVLLTVCMARRRFYRSSFFWEEPIPVYWLFGALGVLALMAFIAWALYHPSWNKAAAWGFDRPHMAAQTLFDFLGIAVGLAAGWLWRVALRLRARRQKAAHR, encoded by the coding sequence ATGAAAAAATATTTGCGTTATCTTGGGTCAGTGCTTGTCACGGCGGTGTTTTTTCTGGCCGTGTACCTTTTGTACCACAAGCTTAAAAGTTACAGTATAGCCCAGATTCGCGAAAGCATAAGCCAGATATCGCACGGGCGGATTCTCTGCTCGTTGCTGCTGATGGTGGTCAATTACATCATTCTTGTGGGCTATGATTGGCTTGCGCTCAAGGCCATTCACAAGACCCTGCCTCTGCCCCGCGTGGGGCTTGTTTCATTTGTGGGGCAGGCCGTCAGCTATAACTTTGGCGCGCTGCTGGGCGGCACCAGCGTGCGTTACCGTTTTTATTCTGCCTGGGGTTTTTCACTGGCAGAGATTGTGCGTCTCGTGCTGATGCTGGCGGTCACATTTTGGGTGGGTGCCCTGGGGTTGTGCGGGCTGATTTTTATCATAAGCCCGCCTGCCATCCCAGATGATCTGCTGGCAAAAATGCCCATGACGGACGTGCGCATTCTGGGCGTGGTGCTGCTGCTCATTGCCTGCTCCTACCTGATCCTGTGCTGTACCGTGCGCAAGCCCGTGCATCTGTTTGGCAAGGAATTTGTCTTTCCCCCGCCGCATATTGCCTTTGCACAGGCCCTTGTGGCCGGGGTGGACATTATCGCCGCAGCGGGCTGCATGTATGTGCTGTTGCCCGGCAATATGGGCATATCGTTTCTTGATTTCCTGCCAAGTTACCTGATGGCCCAGGTGGCTGTGGTTCTTACGCATATCCCCGGCGGGGTTGGCGTTTTCGAGCTTGTCATCCTGCATCTTACCCACACCACGCAGGCGCAGGCCGTATTTGCGGCAGTGCTGCTGTTCCGCATCATTTACTTTATCATACCTTTGCTGGCAGCTGCATTGCTGCTGGCCGTTTACGAGGTGCGCCAGCGCAGCGACATGCTGCGAGAAACTGGCCGCTGGCTTTCCGTGCTCTCACACTCCATTTCTGCCTATATGGTCTTTGCAGCGGGCGTGATTCTGCTTGTCTGCGCCATGCTGCCGCCAGGCAAGCACATGCTGCATGCCCTGCGTAGCATGATCCCTTACGAGGCGCTGGCTGTGGGGCATTTTTTCACGGCTATTTCGGGCGCCATGCTGCTCTTTGTTTCATACGGGCTTGAGCGGCGGCAGTCGCGCGGGTTCCAGTTGGCGGTGCTATTTCTCTGCCTGGGGATTGTCGGCGCCTTGCTCAACGGTTTTTCGTGGATCACCGCATCCATGGTCAGTATTGTGCTGCTGACAGTGTGCATGGCCCGGCGGCGTTTTTACCGTTCGTCCTTTTTCTGGGAAGAACCCATCCCCGTTTACTGGCTGTTCGGTGCATTGGGTGTGCTGGCTTTGATGGCGTTCATTGCCTGGGCGCTTTATCATCCCTCCTGGAATAAAGCCGCTGCCTGGGGTTTTGACCGCCCGCACATGGCCGCGCAAACACTGTTTGATTTTCTTGGCATTGCCGTGGGGCTGGCAGCTGGCTGGCTGTGGCGCGTAGCCTTGCGTTTGCGTGCCCGGAGGCAAAAGGCGGCGCATCGATGA
- the greA gene encoding transcription elongation factor GreA, whose protein sequence is MTSIPISVQGYKKLEDELARLKSERPAIIQAIKEAREEGDLRENAGYDAARERQGMAEARIKYIESRMALYQVVDLDSLKGDKVIFGSTVEVEDVDSGEARSFTILGPDEADPAKGSISFLSPVGQALLGREVGDEVTVDIPRGRVTYEVINISFKGSNVLN, encoded by the coding sequence ATGACAAGCATCCCCATTTCCGTGCAAGGCTACAAAAAGCTGGAAGACGAACTGGCCCGCCTGAAGAGCGAACGGCCCGCCATCATCCAGGCTATCAAAGAAGCCCGTGAAGAAGGCGACCTGCGAGAAAACGCAGGGTACGACGCCGCGCGGGAACGTCAGGGCATGGCTGAAGCCCGCATCAAATACATTGAATCGCGCATGGCGCTCTATCAGGTCGTTGATCTTGATTCCCTGAAGGGCGACAAGGTCATCTTTGGTTCTACGGTTGAGGTTGAGGATGTCGACAGCGGCGAAGCACGCTCCTTCACCATTCTCGGCCCCGACGAAGCCGACCCCGCCAAGGGTTCCATCTCGTTTCTTTCCCCTGTGGGTCAGGCCCTCCTGGGCCGCGAAGTAGGCGATGAAGTGACCGTGGATATTCCGCGTGGCCGCGTTACCTACGAAGTGATCAACATCAGCTTTAAAGGCAGCAACGTGCTGAACTAA
- a CDS encoding AI-2E family transporter produces the protein MTLTLPRLLYLLAALALYMLLWHNPVTIFMAACLSCLSLPLYRTLQMKGRMWRKRLEKTRSGPRWRKFRLGLSSSLPLYAYITTLLSSILVPIAMFALLVTPQAAAGFARLRELQANNFQLPPEWVANIQQWRLSLAEYPRAEKMVSDFLQKLDAFFGDAMSLLLSRSMDFLGGTMTVMWTSFLFFTLTVIFTTYARHIRKISGRIFHIPQAMLCRFTSAIHRALRGILLGIVLVAAAQGILCGIAFAFAGVRQPAFWGLLATLVAPIPAIGTAIVWVPLCLSLWFTGNSMAAVGLALWGVVVVAGVDNILRPLFLQQGIKAPFFVLIIAILCGLASFGPVGLIVGPVLLAFAIQAVEEGNRTYRHNG, from the coding sequence ATGACTCTAACGCTGCCGCGTCTGCTTTACCTCTTGGCCGCGCTCGCGCTGTATATGCTGCTCTGGCACAATCCGGTGACCATATTCATGGCTGCCTGTCTGTCATGCCTTTCGCTGCCGCTCTACCGGACGCTGCAAATGAAGGGCCGGATGTGGCGTAAACGCCTTGAAAAAACCCGGAGCGGCCCCCGCTGGCGTAAATTCCGGCTTGGTCTTTCAAGCAGCCTGCCCCTCTATGCGTACATAACCACTCTCCTCTCTTCCATACTAGTTCCCATTGCCATGTTCGCCTTGCTGGTGACGCCGCAGGCGGCGGCAGGTTTTGCGCGTCTGCGCGAACTGCAAGCCAACAACTTTCAGTTGCCGCCCGAGTGGGTAGCCAATATTCAGCAATGGCGGCTAAGCCTTGCAGAATACCCGCGCGCAGAAAAAATGGTCAGCGATTTTCTGCAAAAACTGGATGCTTTTTTCGGCGACGCCATGAGCCTGCTTTTGAGCCGAAGCATGGATTTTCTCGGCGGTACCATGACAGTGATGTGGACAAGCTTTCTGTTCTTTACGCTCACGGTGATCTTTACCACCTATGCCCGCCATATCCGCAAGATTTCCGGCAGGATATTCCACATACCGCAAGCAATGCTCTGCCGCTTTACGTCTGCCATCCATCGGGCATTGCGAGGCATTCTGCTGGGTATTGTGCTGGTGGCTGCGGCGCAGGGCATTTTGTGCGGCATCGCCTTTGCTTTCGCAGGGGTACGCCAGCCAGCATTCTGGGGGCTGCTTGCCACGCTCGTGGCCCCCATTCCCGCCATTGGCACGGCCATAGTGTGGGTGCCACTCTGCCTTTCGCTCTGGTTTACTGGCAATAGCATGGCCGCAGTGGGCCTGGCCCTTTGGGGCGTTGTGGTGGTGGCTGGCGTGGACAACATCCTGCGTCCGCTCTTTTTGCAGCAGGGCATCAAGGCCCCGTTCTTTGTATTGATCATCGCCATACTTTGCGGCCTGGCGAGCTTTGGGCCGGTAGGCCTTATTGTAGGCCCTGTGCTGTTGGCTTTTGCCATCCAGGCAGTGGAAGAAGGTAACCGCACCTATAGGCACAATGGATAA